The sequence GCCCCGATGCAaactttttcccctttccttccaaaCTCTGCTTCCGTCCAACTTCCGAGCAACCGGCGGgacaagaaaaggagaggaaatccGGAGCCAAGTCCCCAGCCGATGAACACTGCGGGGTTCGGGGCTGGAGGCGACCCCCCTTCTGGAAGCGCACGCGgagtatttcctctttttttctcaatgaactGGAGGCCGAAGCGCCAACGGCTTGTCTTTTCCTGGCAGATGAACGAATGAGAAAAGAGGCCTTACAGAGAACCTAAAGCCAGATGGTCAAGTCCTGCAGCCGCGTCCGCGTCGGAGCGGAGGCGGCGCGGGGACGCGGGGcggcgggccgggccgggcgggcGCGGGGGCCTGGGCGCTGCGCGCTCCGCCGGCCCCTCTCCTCCGCTCGCGCTGCGGCGCGCAGCTCTCGGCAGTGCAGACTGGGCGTTGTGGAGGCGCGGCGGCGAGGCCGAGGCGGGGGTGGTGGGTgcgaaggaggaggaggagaaggaggaggaggaggaggcggagggtcTGGGGCCTGACCGGGGGGGCTCGTTGTTGGCCTGCGCCCTAGCCTTTCCGGAGGAGGCAGGGAGCTCTGCGGCGGCCGCGGCAGCAGTAAATGGCGTCATGTGGATCCGAGGCGGAACAGAGCAGTTGTTGTCCCAGAGGATATATCGCATCCGGTCCCAGCTCATTGGCTCCGCGGGGCTACATTCACTCACACTCCAGCGCCCGCCAGCGCTCCGAGCCGCTGGAGGCATTCAAAAGGGCAACCACGCCGCCCCGCGCGTCCCCAGGCCGGTCCTACCGCCCCGGCGCCGTCACGCGGGGTGCCCGCGGGGCCGGGCTGGGCACGGCGGGGTCAGTTTATCTAGTTTCAAGGAAACACTGACCTTAAGGTTTCCCCAGAGGCCACGAGGACGAGCCGTGGCTCCCGCTGATTTGGGGAACTTTCTCCCCGCCACTAGGAAAAGGGAATGAACCTTAAAAACGAATCCGGGCCAGGCAGCGTTAGCATTAAAAACAGCAAGTTGCAGGTTTTGCGACTTTATGCGGAATCCATTGCAAGCCCAcctctcctcttttctgttccccCTCGAGGGGGCGacggggagagaagaagggggaggggaaggggagagggaagtgagGTGGGAGGGCTATTGGTTTATTCTTTGTCTACTGGATTAACCCGATTATACACCAGGCACCAGCACAAACCGCCTCCCCCACCTCAGAGCCGCGTACGGGAGGAACGGAATGCAGATTCGTGTTTCAAGTACCTTCTGCTCTTGCCGGGATTTGCTTTTGATTACGTCGATTTGTAGTTTTTCGTTTAACATTAGACTTTATTTTTGAAGAGGGAGCGAGCTACGGATGGAGGCTTCTTTGAAGCTCTTCCTTACTGTTTTGTTTGACGCAATAGCCGAAGGAAATGCTACAATCTAGGCCTTTTTACAATTACACAGACGCGATTACTAAGGGCGACGTCGCGGGCTTCTGAAATGGGAGGGGGGCCCGCTGTTTTACTGCATCTTTCCTCCTTCACTTAACCAAGAAGAGTCACCCTTCTTTGCCAACTCTCCTTGTCACGTAGATCATTTCTCGAAGAAGATCCTATTGTCCTTTTTGAAGGTGGTCTGTACTTTCCTActtaaaaaatagattataatACAAAGATAGAAAATGCATACATCAGCACTGTGCCGACTGCCGTTCATTTACTAAGAAAGGTTGCACGTGGGAGCACCAGTGGGGAGTTAACACCCCCCCTCCTCGACCCACTCCTACTACTGCCGTTCATTTACTAAGAAAGGTTGCACGTGGGAGCATCAGTGGGGAGTTAACACCCCTCCCTCCCCGACCCACTCCTAATACTGGATTCTAATGATTTACAGAAAGGTTTTACTTTACAGGGAAGTACGGTCAAAGCTCCCGAAGAGCACCTGCGAGGGTTAGAGTTCTTGAAACACTGCTAGGAAAACGTGGTGCTAGATTCCCCGGGTCCGGCTCCAGCCCACATCCGTTCACAGCTACCCTGGCACTCGCTGCCTTCTCCCAGGCTCTCGTTCTAGAACGTCCCGGCGCGTTCCCGGCCGCGCTATGCTCTCGGCCTGCCTTCTCCATGTTTCTCCAGCGCTCTCCCTCGTCAACCGAGGTTTGGAACCAGAGGTGGCAAGGGAAGTGGCACGCGTTATTTCCGGGCGCTGGCCTacgttcccccccccccgccccacgccACCCCTCCGGCGAGGGTGGACAGGGCTACATCCGCCTGCTCAGCGGCGCCCGAGGGGGCTGCAGACACTGGACGACCCGGGCTCCCCAGCCCGGGCCGCTCTCCCAACACTGGAGTCTTTCGAGCCTCGGAGGAGCGCAGGCGCCGCTGCGCTCCCAGCCCGTCcggccaccagggggcgcccGCCCGGCGCGGGGCTGGAGCTGCTTTCTTCCCCAGGACTGGACGAGGGCCGGCGGAGTTGCTTTCCAAGATGTACCCCGGGCCGGCTGTTTCCCAGtgaataaaaagacatttataatGTAAGTGCAACGGCAGGTGGCTTTCCTTACCATCTCCTCGACACATTCCGTTTGAATATGAGGTGAGGCACCCAGGGGCAGAGGAACCCCAGTTTTTAGTGAGCGGACGGAGTTGGAGGCCAAAGCCAGGGTGTGCAAGGCTGGCGGGAATACGCTGCCTGAGTCTGGCAGAACACGTGAAAGAAAACTTCTCTTGGCTTCCTCACACCCCTGCACCCAGTGGCTGCTTTGTAAGGAGACCCTTGCGCCCATGCTCTTTTCCCAGCCCTGCAGGAACTCTGCGAATATGCGTTCTTCTGGATCAAAgcataaaatggaatttaaattaGGAGCTTCCGGCTGCCTAGAGCACCTTCTATTTGTATTGAGTCAATAGGGTAGAATCTAGGAATTTATACTTTATCTTTCCTGAGCCAGAAGGAATCCCCTGTAATCTAGCTCTTCCTCTACCCCCCAAGCCTCCCGCTGGCAAGCTGGGAAAACATTTAACTTCTACCTTAAGCACGAGATAAAAACGAGAATCTGTTGGATTCTAATTTACTCCTTACTATTTGATTTATTATTACTCAactcattattaattttttggacGTGGCGTATAAAGCGTTATGTTATGCCTCTAGAATTTACTTAGTTGTAGTTCCAAAGAGGAATCGTGTCCCTACTTATGCGTGCGCACACATATATAATTAAGTGTTTGGTGCAGCTGTTGTAATGTGTCCCCAAATTGATTCTCGTGTTACATTCCAAAAT is a genomic window of Phacochoerus africanus isolate WHEZ1 chromosome 13, ROS_Pafr_v1, whole genome shotgun sequence containing:
- the LOC125113254 gene encoding uncharacterized protein LOC125113254, with the translated sequence MWIRGGTEQLLSQRIYRIRSQLIGSAGLHSLTLQRPPALRAAGGIQKGNHAAPRVPRPVLPPRRRHAGCPRGRAGHGKYGQSSRRAPARVRVLETLLGKRGARFPGSGSSPHPFTATLALAAFSQALVLERPGAFPAALCSRPAFSMFLQRSPSSTEVWNQRWQGKWHALFPGAGLRSPPPAPRHPSGEGGQGYIRLLSGARGGCRHWTTRAPQPGPLSQHWSLSSLGGAQAPLRSQPVRPPGGARPARGWSCFLPQDWTRAGGVAFQDVPRAGCFPVNKKTFIIVKSSNMWYVTGWSSWRAVLTCFRVEF